The Rhizoctonia solani chromosome 14, complete sequence genome has a segment encoding these proteins:
- a CDS encoding major facilitator superfamily transporter, with protein sequence MSEVDKEASLEVKHLETSRTSSIPFKEASIDNDAEFGGTEERRKLERKLVRKIDARMSIMVIIYILNSIDRNNAAAARLRGFEEDLGLQGQQFATILSIFYVGYILMQVPSNMFLNCKSEICDKKRINNTFTDIGKPSLYLPVCMILWGGISCLTGITHSFVPALLTRFFLGFVEAAFFPGALFILSKWYKREELGLRTAILYCGSLSSNAFGGLLAAGILDGMEGKLGHAAWRWLFYLEGAITIAVAILAVFVLPDFPSTSSRWLSPIEQRLAELRMIEDAGGEADHDSSTEGPFYGFILTVKDWKVWWLSVALTAQVVGLSFNSYFPTLTSTLGFNRTISLLLCAPPWAFASVVSFICSRHADKTGERFLHIAGSYLVGIIGFVIAEVTMNVAARYIALFLMAQSYAGFIIFWAWCSNSLPRPPSKRAVALALINSFSQLGNVSGSYVWPTKWGNTASFLAYSSGNILTESFAQYRNSYGICTACFGLTITMCFAFRQHLISLNSRLERGEEVDGICDMRDFVDDAVETQEVSTEEIQHRRKGFRFVY encoded by the exons ATGTCTGAGGTCGACAAGGAGGCAAGCTTAGAGGTGAAACACCTTGAGACAAGTAGAACGTCCAGCATCCCATTCAAAGAGGCGAGCATTGACAACGACGCCGAGTTTGGTGGAACCGAGGAGCGGAGAAAATTAGAAAGAAAACTAGTGCGCAAGATAGACGCTCGAATGAGCATTATGGTGATCATATACATCTTAAACAGT ATCGATAGGAACAATGCAGCTGCGGCAAGACTGCGGGGCTTTGAAGAAGACCTAGGGCTTCAAGGCCAGCAATTTGCAACCATCCTTTCGATTTTCTATGTAGGATACATTCTAATGCAGGTGCCTAG TAACATGTTCTTAAATTGCAAGTCAGAGATATGCGATAAGAAGCGTATTAATAATACTTTCACAGATATAGGAAAACCCTCCTTGTACCTTCCTGTATGCATGATACTTTGGGGAGGAATCTCGTGCCTTACAGGTATCACACACAG TTTTGTTCCAGCACTTCTAacccgcttcttcctcggctTTGTCGAAGCCGCATTCTTTCCCGGAGCACTCTTCATTTTGTCTAAATGGTATAAGCGAGAAGAACTCGGCTTACGGACCGCAATACTCTACTGTGGAAGTCTTTCTTCAAATGCCTTCGGCGGTCTACTTGCGGCTGGAATTCTAGATGGTATGGAGGGGAAATTAGGTCACGCTGCCTGGCGTTGGTTATTCTACTTGGAGGGCGCGATTACAATTGCAGTGGCTATTCTGGCTGTTTTTGTACTTCCGGACTTTCCGAGTACAAGTAGTCGGTGGCTATCTCCGATAGAACAGAGGCTCGCAGAGCTGCGTATGATCGAA GACGCTGGCGGAGAGGCTGATCACGACTCTAGTACGGAAGGACCATTCTATGGGTTTATTCTTACTGTCAAGGACTGGAAGGTCTGGTGGCTTTCTGTCGCATTGACCGCGCAAGTTGTTGGATTAAGCTTTAACTCGTATTTCCCAA CCCTTACATCAACCCTCGGTTTCAATCGTACTATCTCTCTATTGTTATGCGCGCCGCCATGGGCGTTTGCATC AGTTGTTTCGTTTATCTGTTCACGACATGCTGATAAAACTGGCGAACGATTCTTACATATCGCCGGTTCATATCTCGTCGGTATTATTGGTTTCGTTATTGCTGAAGTGACGATGAATGTGGCAGCACGTTACATCGCCCTTTTCTTA ATGGCGCAATCTTATGCGGGATTTATCATTTTTTGGGCATGGTGCTCAAATTCGTTGCCGCGTCCACCCTCGAAACGAGCTGTTGCGCTGGCGCTCATTAATTCATTCTCTCAACTAGGAAACGTATCTGGATCATATGTGTGGCCGACCAAGTGGGGAAATACGGCAAGTTTTTTGGCTTATAGTTCAGGCAATATTTTAACCGAAAGCTTTGCGCAGTACCGTAACTCATATGGGATATGTACCGCATGCTTTGGGTTGACCATCACTATGTGCTTCGCTTTCAGACAACATCTAATATCTTTAAATAG TCGACTCGAGAGAGGAGAGGAAGTCGATGGCATTTGCGACATGAGGGATTTTGTCGATGACGCAGTGGAAACACAAGAAGTTTCAACGGAAGAAATCCAGCATAGACGCAAGGGATTTCGATTTGTCTATTGA